Genomic DNA from Candidatus Nitronereus thalassa:
TTCCTGAAAAGGCCTATCTGATCAACCTTTGGAAAAGTATCCTTGCGGTGCTTGGTTTTTCTTCTGCCGCTCCTGGGGAATTGTCTTTCTCAAAGTCCAGTGATTTTCCTGAAGAGATTCATATGGCTCTGCCAGCCCAACAAACCCTCAGTGATTGGGTGGGGAAATTAGCCGGAGTCGGGTTAGTCGAACAGATTAACCAACAAATGATCAAATGGATTGCCGGGTTTCTTGATGAAGGGTTGGCTGGTTGGGAAATGGGCTTGCGAGAATCTGGATTCTATTCTGCATGGAGAGAATTGGCTTCTCGGGATCACACGGGCCGGTTTTTGGGAATCCAAGGTTTTACGAAAAAAGTTCAGGCTCTTCCCCTTGACCCAGAAGAAGCGATCGTGTGGGGTTTACAGCGTTTGGGCATTCACCCAACTCAATGGCAAGCATATATTTCTCGACTGCTCTCTCAATTGCCGGGGTGGACTCGGTATATTCGTTGGCTAGGTGAACATCCAGAATATCCTGCCCAGAAAAAGTATCCCATAGATCCAATACAGTATTTAGCTATGCGGTTATTTTATGAAGTGGAGTGTACTCAGGTTGTCTGTCAGCAAGAATGGGGCATTGACGGAATCCTTCCCGCCGTGAGTGGGTACTGGAACGCTCGACGAGATGACTATGCTATTCGAATGGGAAAAGGATTGTATTCGAGTGATCCCACCAAACAGGCAATTTGTCGCGATGCCTGGCGATTGTTTCATCTCGCCCAGTGCATGGAATGGTCCCCGATCGACGTGCAAGGTTTATCCTTGTTGGAGGGGCAGAAACTCCTCAATTGGCTCGATGCTTTTCCGCCAGATCAACATGGCCCCGTGTGGCTGGAGGCGTATGAGGGGGGTTTCCGGAAAGACCTACTCCAAAAACTCTTCGCACACCAGGGCATAGTTTCTCCATTAGACATTCGGCCCAAGGCCCAACTCGTGTTTTGTATTGACGTGCGATCGGAATCCTTTCGTCGGCATATCGAAGCCCAAGGACCGTATGAAACGTTTGGGTTCGCCGGGTTTTTCGGCATTCCGATTAGCCACCAAGGGTTTGATCATGAGGGATGGTCCGACTTGTGTCCGGTGTTATTATCTCCCAACCATGCCGTGAAAGAACTTCCGAGGTCGGGAGAGGAGCAGTCGCTTCAACAATATCTCACCGGGACTCGATGGCGGCAATTAGGCGATCATGTGTTTCGTGATCTGAAACAAAATCCTCTTGGGTCATTGATGGTAATTGATGTATTTGGGTTATTCTTTAGCCTCGGCCTTGTGGGGAAAACTTTACTGCTCAAGCCCTATCGCGCAGTCAAAGCCAAGATCCATCGATGGTTTACATTTCCCGTATCAACACTGATCGAGGTGGCTTCTTCAAAAGCCAGTAGTGATTGTCAAGAGGAAGAAGTGTCGCTACAGGAGATCCCTTCAGGGCGCGCACGAGGGTTCTCGACAGACGAACGAGCCACCTTCATCGAAAATGGATTGCGGGCCATGGGGCTTACCAAGAATTTTGGCCGATTAGTCGTCCTCTGTGGTCATGGAAGTGAGACCGATAACAACCCGTACTTTGGCGCCTTGGATTGCGGTGCCTGTGGGGGAAATCCAGGGGATGCCAATGCGCGAGTATTTGCCTCTATGGCGAATGACCCCGAAGTTCGGCACATTCTCAAAGAGAAGGGATTACCTATTCCCGATGATACGTGGTTCCTTCCAGGAAAACATAATACGACAACGGATCGAGTGACGTTTTACGACCTAGAGGAACTCCCTCAAAGTCACCAAGCCGATATCGCGGCCTTGCATCAAGATCTAGAATCCGCAGGCGCTCATCAGGCTCTTGAACGATGCCAACGTATTCCCAGCGCTCCGACCAAAATTTCTCCAGAAAAGGCCTTTGCGCATGTGGCCGGGCGAAGTGGCGATTGGGCCAACCCGCGACCGGAATGGGGATTAGCAGGCAATGCGGCTTTTCTCATTGGGAGAAGGAAGCTTACGAAAGGGTTGGACTTAGGTGGTCGGGTCTTTTTGCATTCTTACGATCCCCTTGCTGATCCTGAAGGGGCAATTCTCGAAAAAATCATGACTGCCCCTTTGATCGTTGGTGAATGGATTAATACCGGATATTACTTTTCGGGGGTGGATCCGTGGGCCTATGGTAGTGGAAGTAAGGTCATCCACAATGTCGTGGGTGGAGTGGGAGTCATGTTAGGTAGCCAAAGTGATTTACAAATGGGATTCCCGTTGCAAACAGTCAACAACGGCGATATTCACTACCATGAGCCAATGCGACTCCTCGCCATCATTGAACACCATCCAAGCGTGATCTCGTCGACCATTCAAAAGCATCAGATCCTTCAACAACTGTTCCATAATCAATGGCTCAACCTTATAGCCCTCGATCCTCATACCAGTGAATTTCATCGATATAATCCTGATGCCTCATGGGAGTTTCTTAAAGTAGTGGTTTCTAATTGATCCTTCATTAACAACCATATCTACTAAAACTTGGGTTAAGAGGCCTTTTTTGTCGTGGATGTATTTGGCTTGGGCCATGCCTGGCGTAAATACATCACCGCTTGGTCCAAAGCCTCATTTAGTCCCACCACCCTGAGAGTTTCTAATGCCTGATCTTCCTCAAGACGAAATTGTTGCCCATGAGAGATCCTGTAATTCGGGGAAACCGATTTGAATCCATAGGCACATCCAGCTCCCTCAGAGTGGCAGACGAAGTACCCATGGCTTGTACAAGCCATTTACCAGACTTGGGGGCCAGGATCCCGATCTCCACGGAGGCATGACTGACAGTCTCTTGTCCAAAAACTCTGCTCACTTCCGAAGTGAGGTCATATTGTGCCGGGGATGTCATTTTATTGGTTGAGGGCAGGACGACAAGAATTACTTCAAGTTGGGATTTTTCTGCCATTTCATTTAGATGATCCAACTTTCCTGCCGATGGAAAAATCTCCCAGCGAACAATTTTCTGTAGGGACACGGGAAGGAGTCCCATAATTTTTGCCTTTATCCTTGTGACAAATTGCTGCCGATTATCTTCTGAGAGAACTGTCGTTCCCTGGGTAGGATCGCCATTAAGCGCTATCACCATACCGGCGTGCAAACTGGATGGGTGATGAGTGGATAGTTTGGCTTGAATAACTTCAGAGGAATGTATCTCACTATCAAAATGCGCCTGTAAGCGTGGGGGATTAGGGCTGTTACAACCACACATTCACAAGGTAAGAAATATCAACAGGATCATCGCATTCAGTGACTTGAAACTAGAGCCGGGAATTAAGACGGTAAGTTCTTCGGTTTGTGTGTCTTGTCTCAGGGTTTTTCATGGGCACCCTCTTTCGTAAGTGGCAATCATGTCGAAATCCATCTTACTGACGTTTATTAGAATAATTGGCTCCTTGGATTGTAGTCCATTCCACTATTAAATATGAACTCGCGTGACATAAACAAATACATAAATTTTTTTATGTTGGGCAAATCTGGAAAAACTTTACTTTCATCGGAATTGGAAAGGATTGAGCAGGTATCTTAATTTCAGCTAAGGCAAAGTACATTCCAGAATGTAGTTGGACCTAGAACGACATCAATGGGTTATATAGTGTAGTAGAGTGCCACTAGGTTCCCTTTTTCGAATCCGAATGTTCGACCCTCTGGCACCATTCTCGAATGGTACGCTGGCTGACCTAGTCTTCACGAATAAATCATGCAGAGAAATTGTCGTTTATGAAGAGTTCGCGGAACGATTCTGATAAATCTGGTTAATATTAAGCCGTTTTCGGGTATCGACTCCTACAATGGCAGAGGGGAAACTTTTAGATTGTTTAGAAAAGGTATGTTAGGAAATGGTTAGAGTTTCTCACCTGATGAAAATGGCGGAGTGCAATGAGGGCGGTCATGCCGCTTTCCGAGGGAGTAGGTCAAGATATGGCCGAAGGAGAGGGTCAAAGTAGGGCAAAGATCCCCTGGCTTTGGTTATTTATTTTTCCGAGGCAAAACGCATCCAGCGACAACGTTTCCCTCTTTTTGTGTTTGGGAAGAATTTACTGTAGAGCAAAAGAGTGAGGCTTCTGTCATGAGCGCACCGCTACCTTCTCCACCATTCAGATTGCTGAAATCCTTCAACAACTGTCCCATAATTGATGGCTCAATCTCATAGTTTTCGCTCCTTACACCCTCGAATTCCATCAATTTAGTCCCACAGTCACCTGGGAATTTCTAAGAGGAGTTCTTTTCACATGATTCGGTAAAAATCTCTCGTCACGGTTTCTCTGGAATGAAACGATCTCGACGGCTCACCGCCACATCAGACACAAACATTGCCCCCGAATGTCGATCGAAGAGTGGCCCAAGGCCAGAAAGTATTGGTTCAACTTTCTCTGCCGGTACCACCGTGAAGACCATGACTTGGCTAGCCGTGTCATTAAACATGAGGTGCCCTTCATGAAATCCATGGTGCCCTTTTCCTGAAATAATGTTGATGACCGTGTACCCGGTGGCTTTGACTTTGTCTAGCAAGTCACTCACAAATTTCAGATGCTCTCCCTCAATAATGATTTTGATTTCCTTCATGGGATGAAGAATTAGACCACTCATGGCGCATGCACTCCTTTTTTCTAGAGCGAGTAGATTGTTCTTTGTATTTTTCCGCCGAATGTTTGGGGCGGTGACTTATTCTATAGCATTTGGAGAGGTCGGTTCAGCTATTTTACTCCATCCTTGCCTTGGACGGTATTGGTAAAAAATTCCTTCCTCTGGTTCCAAAGCGATTAAATGAACCCAGCGGCCGTCAAAAAAACGTTGCAGGATCTCATTCTTTTGGATAAGCATGCTAATGCGATCGCGTGGAGCTTCCACAATATAGAGTGGCCGCATGGCTTCATGATAGGGCCGCTCCCCTTCCATGACAGTCTGCCACGCCAGCCCAATTCGTAAATCACTTTGTGTGCCAAACATGACACCGATTCGGCCAGTCACGTTATGATACATTTTGCTCCCGCTCCCATAGATCTCAGGATCCACAGTGGAAAAGTAATGCTCCATACTGATCCATTGGATGACGACTCCGGGTGCGGTTAAGATGATCTGCAGGAACTTGCCGGTAGGATCTCCTTGATAATCGTACGAATGCAAGAACGTCCGTCCTTCCAGATTCAAGCCCATGGTCAGGTCTCGGCGTCCCACGATAAAGGCCGCATTGCCAGATAAACCCCATTCGGGTCGAACTTGGGACCAATCCAGGCTGCGATTTTTCACTTCCCGGGCCGCCATTTCAGCAGATAATAATTTCTGCACATCGGGAAATCGACCGCATCGCTCTAGGCTATTTTGTTGACCGGCCTCTTCAAGGTCGAGAATCAACTGTGACAATTGGTGACGATGGGTCGAAGGCACATCCTCTAAATCAAAAAACTGGACGGCATCGGTGGTCGTATCAACCTGCCCAGCAAGGAAATAGGTATCCTGTGGAATCGTAATTCCTCGCTTCTGGAGAAGTTTTCGGATATCAGACTTGTTGGCCATGAATGCAAACGTGCGGGCGTTGGGCATCCCATGATTGCCTCCGCAGGCTCCACAATCGAGGGCAGATTCGAAGGGATTGTTATCGGAGGTACTTCCATGGCCGCACAACAGGACTAATCGTGCAAAATTTTTGGTGAGACCCATGAGGCGAAGGTTAGTTTCAACATAATTGACTTGCTCTGTTAATGTAAAACCTGTTTGGGTAATGCGATGTAATCGATCTGAGGCGCCGCGCGAATCGATACGGTAGTGGTCGCGGAGGATGCCGATGAAGGCAGTTTCTTGGTCCGGTGTCAACCCAAGGGCCTGGCGATATTTCTCGGGGAGAGGGCCACGGAAATTATTTTCCTCCAATGCATATTGGCGCAAGGTCTCCACGATTTCTTGAGTCACTTTTTTGCCAGACAGATTGAGTTGTTCTCGTAACGCACGGCGGATTGTGGGTCGTTGTTCCGCCGCTAACATTCCAAGGGCCTCCTCCTCGGTCAATTTATTCACGGTAAGGGTCGTGGCAATTGATGGGGCAAAAGACCGCTGAATCCATGATGAAAGTTCCCGATACCACGTGCCGAAAGTAGTTTTCAAAATAAAAGGAATGCCAAAAAACCATCCCAGCGCTTCGACCATGACATAGGGGGTAATCACATTTTCTTTGAGGTTGTGCAGCAAGTGATGGCCGGTCTGAAGGAGCTGTATGCCGGCAAGATGTTTTTCGGCTTCCAAGTTTTGATAAGCTCGCGGAACTTCCCGTATCACATGCTTGGGTTTCAGCAGAACCGGGCATTGGTCAGTTTCATGATGGGTTCCGAAGGCACGAAAGCGGAAGGGAATTGCAAAAAAACCTGCAAAACCCAACGTTTCATATCCCCCGATTTCTTCCAAATGCCGACGAAACCCTTCCGAGCGAACATCAATACACAGGATGACTTGGGTTAATGGACGAACTTCGCCATTCTCGACCTGGTCCAGACCAGTAGTTTTTTGTTTCGCAATAATTTTGGGTCTTAGTTGTTGCAAAAGGGACTTTCGATAGCCCGATTCAAAGGCTTCCAACCAATATGGGGGGTGGAGCTTTTCTGGAAAATCGTCCATCCAAGACAAAATGGTCTGTAGCTCGCTAGGGGCAGTGTTACTGAGGGTCGCCGGGTCTAAATTCAGAATCTCACACAAACCCAAGAGGTTTCTGGCCTTCGTTTGTGTTTCTTTGTGGCGATTTTCAAGTAGCATGTCCGCCCTGTATTGTGTGGCAAGTGTTTTCCATGCCTCATTGTTATTTCCTGAGTACCCGTATCGGAGGCGATCGACTTGATGTATATAATTTCGAGGTAATTCGCCAGTCACGCGGGCTTGGCGCAGGCCGTATACTGATGTTTGGTCTTGCATAAAGGCCAGCAGGTTGTCATAGGTTCCGGCAAATCCTAGTTCCGCTTGGCATGCCTTCCTGACTAGTTCACTTTCATAAAATAGCCGGATGGCCAAATATTTGATCAGGCTGGCGGGGTAGACTTCTTGCCACTCATAGCCTGCCTCTTCGGCACGCCATTTGATAAACCCGGTCCATCCTGGCAAGGCGCCAAGTTGAAGAGAGAGGTAATCCATCCATAAAGCTTTTGGAAGGCCAATGGTTTCAAAAATCATGAGGATGGTATCTTCCGGACGTTCTGGCAAGGCCCGGACCTTGTGTGTCCAGTCTGGGATGCCGAGTAATGAACCGTTAAGATCGTGTTCAGCAAGTCTTTTCCATGCATGGTAAAGCGATGATTCGCGATACGGCATGCCCCAGGCCGCATGACCTTCATCTACAAATGCTCCGCACCACTTGATAAGTTCCCCATTGATTTGTTCAACAATTCTGGTTCCCAGAACGCGATCACACCATGTGCTGAGAGTGACGTCCCGTCCTAGGGCTTGAACGTCGGCTTGAGCTTGGGCGTCCTGATTTGGTGGAGGGAGTATCGTTTCCAATCGATTCATGAGGGTCATCAGGAGAGGGTTCTCTTCGTGAGGACCCTCTTCCTTGTTCCCTTGAATCATGTGAGCCTTGAGTATTTCAAGGTGACTGATGCGTGTGTTGCCTATTGTTACGGTTTTGTCCTGTGCCAATGGCCTAAGTGCCGCTTCGAGTTCCTCCCCGCGAATTCGGCCGGTTAGAAAATATTCCCGAAATTGTTCATTGGAGAGATAGGGCCGACCACCGAGAAAGCGTTGGCCTTGTTGAATGGCTTCATCAAAATCTAAATATTCCAATCCATGGAGAATATTATGGTGAATAAACGTTCGCATTGGCCAGTAATATGCAATCACCTCGGCTGCGAGATTGACCAGCGAGCGCATTTCCATTTGTTGAGATTCGCTGTACTGACGGGTCGTGAGAGTATCCATATTTAAACCTGTGAAATCCCCAAAGATAATTGCACCAAGGAAATTGAAGGGTCGGCAATTCCGAACCAATCCGATGGAGCCATTCCGAGTATGATCAAAAGAGCCAATAGGAGGATGAGTGAAACCTGTTCGTAATGATGAAGATCATGCCCGGACCTAGTCCCCGGTGAAGGATGTCCGAATAGCACTTGTTGCATCAGCCGAGGGAAATACCAAGAAGCCATAAGCCAGGCCAGAAGAATTACCACGAGGCTTTTTACGGGAGGTGAGGCGATGCCCAACATCATCTCCATGAAGGCCGAGAAAATGGTAAAGAAAGGAAGTCCCAAGGCGGCGGTAATGAACAAGACAAAAAGTGTAGAGAACCGAGGCATGATGCGTGCTAAGCCGTGGGATATTTGTAAATCTATATGTCCAAAACGCGTCCATATGCAATGGTTCCCTAAGAGCAGTCCGCACATCACGAGGTTCAGACCGACCAAAAATCCAACCGCCCCTGGAGTTACTGATTGCGTGACTGCGGCGTACCACCATACGATCGCACCAAGTGTCATATGGGCATAAGCTACCAAGGTGTCCATCGAGTCCTGAGCCAATGCAAGGAACGATCCGTATATGGCGCTGCCAATAGCGAGAACCCAAAGGAGATTGAACAGGCTATCGGGTATGACGGGGAGTAGGTTGATGAAGCCATACAATCCCAGACTCGGTAAGAGAACCGCGAGAAACGCGGGAACCATGCCAGGCAATTGGCTCGCAGAGGCTACAAAAACCTTATGAACAGGCAGTAGCGGCCAGACGATGATGAGTGGGACCAATAACGTCAAGGTCCTGATAGAATCTGGAAGCACCAGGGAAAGAAAGAGTGCAAGAATACCCATAACCAAAATGCCTATGGCAAACCAAGGGATTTCTCGGCTTTGCCCCCCATGCCGAATGAACATGAGGATCAGTAATCCAAAAATCCCGGATAACACAATTTGGGTGGAGGGCCCTTGACTGGCCACATAGCCTAAGCCTAAGCCTGTAAATAACAGGATGAGGCAAAAGGAGATCGAGGCTTCTTTGTTGGGAGGTTGGCCGAGAATGGTTAGTAATCCGGTCAATATAATTAAGTGCATGAAGAAGAACGAAAAGTTCCAAGGTAACCCTGACATCCAGAGAGGAACGGTCACGATCAGCCAGGTTGTGGTGATCATCAGCAGCCCACAAATCTTAAAGGCCTGAGGCCTTGACCAAAAGATTGTTCCCAAAGCGGCACCAAGAACGGGGGTTGCCATCATCAACATGGCTTGGACCGACCACCATTCCATCACGGCCTCCTCCAGCCTGCGAGGCTATGGTCGAGGCGTTTTGCGAAGTGAATGATATTCTGCGACACGGTGTTATAGAACTGATCAACATAAAGGCGGTTCATAAAAAGGAGGAAGAGTTGAGGCCTCAGGGCGGAAATCCATCCAGGGAGAAAAATTCTTTGCCCACTTGCCCTGGTATAAAGAACGGCCCAACTTAGGATAATCAGGGCTGTGACTAGGATCACCAATACATCAAACAATCCGCCATGGAGCGCGGCGACTTGGAAATACTGATGGGCGACGCCAGGTTGGGGATATAAAAAGTAGGTGAAGGTTTCTGCTCCCCATAAATAGGTGAAAACGATCATGACCAAGGCCAGCAACATGACCCCGACGACTTTCCAGGACGCCTCATAGAGTCGATATAAGCTAAACATTGCTTGGGAAGCTGTTACCCAAGCGAAGAATAAAAAGATGACTGCTCCTTGGGCGTCTCGCAAGGGAATTTTCAATATCCCATGTGCAGCCAAGAGAATAATCAACGGCAAGAGCAATGTGACACCGACTCCCGTAATCCACGTGGCTCGTGAAAATGGTATTGCGGCTCCACCATGGCTGATCATCGGCTTCTTTGGTTCGTGGCGTGACGCATGGATGACATTTCCTGCATTCAAAAATAGCGTGGCTTTGAACAGCCCGTGGGCCATGAGGTGAAAAATGGCGAGCGCAAATGCCCCCAATCCGCATTCCATAATCATGTAGCCCATTTGGGCCATGGTCGAAAATCCCAATGTTTTTTTGATGTCGTTTTGAACCAGCATCATGCTGGCCCCTAAGATCACTGTAAGCATGCCTATGGCAAAGACCACGTGTAGTGTGGTGGGAGATAGGCCATACAAAGGAGCCAAACGGTTCAACAAAAACCCTCCGGCATTCACGATGCCAGCATGCATGAGGGCAGATACGGGCGTGGGGGTGTCCATGGTGTCTGGCAACCAAACGTGCAAGGGAAATTGGGCGGACTTGGCCATCGCCCCGACAAACAATAACAGTGTAATAACAGTGACGGCGCTGACTGACAGGTCACCTCCAGGCCAAAGAGAAATCATTGTCGCGGTCTCAGCGGCACGGGCAAAGAGTTCTGAGAATTCTAGAG
This window encodes:
- a CDS encoding DUF2309 domain-containing protein — protein: MISHDERDHLRVAITKASELIAPFWPMRTMIAQNPIHGLEYLPFDEAVRQGQQFLAGRGYLPNEEYRQFFHKGRIRFQDLQQALARVRPESEDQGIIKVGSRQVTVSDVWLSHLIFEFVALEPVLLPWELSEDGSTKRFRQDLPTDSRKRIIARTIEECEHCRDFPEKAYLINLWKSILAVLGFSSAAPGELSFSKSSDFPEEIHMALPAQQTLSDWVGKLAGVGLVEQINQQMIKWIAGFLDEGLAGWEMGLRESGFYSAWRELASRDHTGRFLGIQGFTKKVQALPLDPEEAIVWGLQRLGIHPTQWQAYISRLLSQLPGWTRYIRWLGEHPEYPAQKKYPIDPIQYLAMRLFYEVECTQVVCQQEWGIDGILPAVSGYWNARRDDYAIRMGKGLYSSDPTKQAICRDAWRLFHLAQCMEWSPIDVQGLSLLEGQKLLNWLDAFPPDQHGPVWLEAYEGGFRKDLLQKLFAHQGIVSPLDIRPKAQLVFCIDVRSESFRRHIEAQGPYETFGFAGFFGIPISHQGFDHEGWSDLCPVLLSPNHAVKELPRSGEEQSLQQYLTGTRWRQLGDHVFRDLKQNPLGSLMVIDVFGLFFSLGLVGKTLLLKPYRAVKAKIHRWFTFPVSTLIEVASSKASSDCQEEEVSLQEIPSGRARGFSTDERATFIENGLRAMGLTKNFGRLVVLCGHGSETDNNPYFGALDCGACGGNPGDANARVFASMANDPEVRHILKEKGLPIPDDTWFLPGKHNTTTDRVTFYDLEELPQSHQADIAALHQDLESAGAHQALERCQRIPSAPTKISPEKAFAHVAGRSGDWANPRPEWGLAGNAAFLIGRRKLTKGLDLGGRVFLHSYDPLADPEGAILEKIMTAPLIVGEWINTGYYFSGVDPWAYGSGSKVIHNVVGGVGVMLGSQSDLQMGFPLQTVNNGDIHYHEPMRLLAIIEHHPSVISSTIQKHQILQQLFHNQWLNLIALDPHTSEFHRYNPDASWEFLKVVVSN
- a CDS encoding P-II family nitrogen regulator, whose protein sequence is MSGLILHPMKEIKIIIEGEHLKFVSDLLDKVKATGYTVINIISGKGHHGFHEGHLMFNDTASQVMVFTVVPAEKVEPILSGLGPLFDRHSGAMFVSDVAVSRRDRFIPEKP
- a CDS encoding DUF2309 domain-containing protein, whose product is MDTLTTRQYSESQQMEMRSLVNLAAEVIAYYWPMRTFIHHNILHGLEYLDFDEAIQQGQRFLGGRPYLSNEQFREYFLTGRIRGEELEAALRPLAQDKTVTIGNTRISHLEILKAHMIQGNKEEGPHEENPLLMTLMNRLETILPPPNQDAQAQADVQALGRDVTLSTWCDRVLGTRIVEQINGELIKWCGAFVDEGHAAWGMPYRESSLYHAWKRLAEHDLNGSLLGIPDWTHKVRALPERPEDTILMIFETIGLPKALWMDYLSLQLGALPGWTGFIKWRAEEAGYEWQEVYPASLIKYLAIRLFYESELVRKACQAELGFAGTYDNLLAFMQDQTSVYGLRQARVTGELPRNYIHQVDRLRYGYSGNNNEAWKTLATQYRADMLLENRHKETQTKARNLLGLCEILNLDPATLSNTAPSELQTILSWMDDFPEKLHPPYWLEAFESGYRKSLLQQLRPKIIAKQKTTGLDQVENGEVRPLTQVILCIDVRSEGFRRHLEEIGGYETLGFAGFFAIPFRFRAFGTHHETDQCPVLLKPKHVIREVPRAYQNLEAEKHLAGIQLLQTGHHLLHNLKENVITPYVMVEALGWFFGIPFILKTTFGTWYRELSSWIQRSFAPSIATTLTVNKLTEEEALGMLAAEQRPTIRRALREQLNLSGKKVTQEIVETLRQYALEENNFRGPLPEKYRQALGLTPDQETAFIGILRDHYRIDSRGASDRLHRITQTGFTLTEQVNYVETNLRLMGLTKNFARLVLLCGHGSTSDNNPFESALDCGACGGNHGMPNARTFAFMANKSDIRKLLQKRGITIPQDTYFLAGQVDTTTDAVQFFDLEDVPSTHRHQLSQLILDLEEAGQQNSLERCGRFPDVQKLLSAEMAAREVKNRSLDWSQVRPEWGLSGNAAFIVGRRDLTMGLNLEGRTFLHSYDYQGDPTGKFLQIILTAPGVVIQWISMEHYFSTVDPEIYGSGSKMYHNVTGRIGVMFGTQSDLRIGLAWQTVMEGERPYHEAMRPLYIVEAPRDRISMLIQKNEILQRFFDGRWVHLIALEPEEGIFYQYRPRQGWSKIAEPTSPNAIE
- a CDS encoding proton-conducting transporter membrane subunit, whose product is MEWWSVQAMLMMATPVLGAALGTIFWSRPQAFKICGLLMITTTWLIVTVPLWMSGLPWNFSFFFMHLIILTGLLTILGQPPNKEASISFCLILLFTGLGLGYVASQGPSTQIVLSGIFGLLILMFIRHGGQSREIPWFAIGILVMGILALFLSLVLPDSIRTLTLLVPLIIVWPLLPVHKVFVASASQLPGMVPAFLAVLLPSLGLYGFINLLPVIPDSLFNLLWVLAIGSAIYGSFLALAQDSMDTLVAYAHMTLGAIVWWYAAVTQSVTPGAVGFLVGLNLVMCGLLLGNHCIWTRFGHIDLQISHGLARIMPRFSTLFVLFITAALGLPFFTIFSAFMEMMLGIASPPVKSLVVILLAWLMASWYFPRLMQQVLFGHPSPGTRSGHDLHHYEQVSLILLLALLIILGMAPSDWFGIADPSISLVQLSLGISQV
- a CDS encoding NADH-quinone oxidoreductase subunit L, which codes for MTIFIAILIPLLPISSAFIIGLFGKQLGEQSYKVGVPALVMAFLGSLWLVYAVSVDGPIRIGLPSLSSEAPGWFHLGLFIDRLSAVMIVLITGVSTIIHLFSINYLQGERGYARFYALLGLMTFVILCLVSSANLFMLFVCWQLLSWVLYLLLAYNFSHPPAVDSAFKTLIVHRVGDVAFLGGILLTYHLYGTLEFSELFARAAETATMISLWPGGDLSVSAVTVITLLLFVGAMAKSAQFPLHVWLPDTMDTPTPVSALMHAGIVNAGGFLLNRLAPLYGLSPTTLHVVFAIGMLTVILGASMMLVQNDIKKTLGFSTMAQMGYMIMECGLGAFALAIFHLMAHGLFKATLFLNAGNVIHASRHEPKKPMISHGGAAIPFSRATWITGVGVTLLLPLIILLAAHGILKIPLRDAQGAVIFLFFAWVTASQAMFSLYRLYEASWKVVGVMLLALVMIVFTYLWGAETFTYFLYPQPGVAHQYFQVAALHGGLFDVLVILVTALIILSWAVLYTRASGQRIFLPGWISALRPQLFLLFMNRLYVDQFYNTVSQNIIHFAKRLDHSLAGWRRP